From the Primulina tabacum isolate GXHZ01 chromosome 3, ASM2559414v2, whole genome shotgun sequence genome, one window contains:
- the LOC142539357 gene encoding putative glutathione peroxidase 4, with amino-acid sequence MGASASVPEKSIHDFTVKDSKGKDVNLSNYKGKVLLVVNVASKCGFTNSNYTQLSDLHSRYKHKGFEILAFPCNQFLRQEPGTSQEAEQFACTRFKAEYPIFQKVKVNGSDAAPVYRFLKASKSTLFGSSIKWNFTKFIVDKDGCVIKRYGTSTSPLAIEADIKKALGEL; translated from the exons ATGGGTGCTTCTGCATCTGTCCCAGAAAAATCCATCCATGATTTCACTGTCAAG GATAGCAAAGGTAAAGATGTAAACCTTAGCAATTACAAAGGGAAGGTCTTGCTTGTTGTTAATGTTGCTTCCAAATG CGGGTTCACGAATTCAAACTACACTCAATTGTCTGACCTTCACTCCCGTTACAAGCATAAAG GTTTTGAGATATTGGCCTTCCCTTGCAATCAATTCTTGCGTCAAGAACCGGGAACAAGTCAAGAAGCTGAACAATTTGCTTGCACCAGATTCAAGGCTGAATACCCTATTTTTCAGAAG GTAAAGGTGAATGGTTCGGACGCAGCACCAGTTTATAGGTTCCTGAAAGCAAGTAAAAGCACTTTATTTGGGTCTAGCATAAAATGGAATTTTACCAAGTTTATAGTCGACAAAGATGGCTGTGTGATCAAACGTTATGGAACCTCTACCTCTCCGTTGGCTATCGAG GCAGATATAAAGAAAGCACTGGGAGAACTTTAA